One genomic segment of Erythrobacter sp. THAF29 includes these proteins:
- a CDS encoding glycosyltransferase family 4 protein, whose protein sequence is MKSTDATRLSIVLIGYVHGRGGIQTHTRFLAEGLRERGHEVHIFSPPPMAEHGHSDESDGVHVYSGLRDLARAIRGARPSVAVVVGTGWKSMAGVLAAGGDCRKVFFEVMSGARPSFLDPRMLVRVGFDAIVGQGSPVTRRFVREFGWDGPAETIPALPEPLERQFTIPERALRPVSDGIRFVYFGRLAPPKNVGLLIEEFDRFANDRATLDIWGGGSDAGRLSELIAERDLQDRIRLRGRYPEGQAYIELLQGYDLLLLPTIAEEGAPLVLLEAMACGLPFVANGMGGIPDYANPDSLITDGTIADFVPAVQQMAGRLEQADVDPARLQLHYRENFGFEKLVDRWDDFLLRTAGRP, encoded by the coding sequence GTGAAATCGACCGATGCGACCAGGCTTAGCATCGTCCTCATAGGGTATGTGCACGGGCGCGGAGGCATCCAGACCCACACGCGTTTCCTCGCGGAGGGACTGCGTGAGCGCGGGCACGAAGTGCACATTTTCTCTCCGCCGCCAATGGCCGAGCATGGCCATTCGGACGAAAGCGACGGAGTTCATGTTTATTCGGGACTTCGCGATCTTGCGCGCGCCATCCGCGGCGCCAGACCCAGTGTTGCCGTGGTTGTGGGCACCGGTTGGAAATCCATGGCTGGTGTGCTCGCTGCGGGAGGCGACTGCCGCAAGGTCTTCTTCGAAGTGATGAGCGGTGCGCGGCCGAGTTTCCTCGATCCGCGCATGCTCGTGCGTGTCGGTTTCGACGCGATCGTGGGTCAGGGCTCGCCGGTGACGCGCCGCTTCGTTCGCGAATTCGGCTGGGACGGCCCAGCTGAAACGATACCGGCCCTGCCCGAGCCGCTTGAACGTCAGTTCACGATACCCGAACGGGCATTGCGGCCGGTTTCCGACGGTATTCGCTTCGTCTATTTCGGCCGCCTTGCACCTCCCAAGAACGTCGGATTGCTCATCGAGGAGTTCGACCGTTTCGCAAACGATCGCGCAACGTTGGACATCTGGGGCGGAGGAAGCGATGCGGGACGGCTTTCCGAGTTGATTGCCGAGCGGGACCTTCAGGACCGGATCAGGCTGCGCGGGCGGTATCCCGAAGGACAGGCGTATATCGAGCTTCTGCAGGGCTATGACCTACTCTTGCTACCCACCATCGCCGAAGAGGGCGCACCACTCGTTCTGCTGGAGGCCATGGCTTGCGGATTACCTTTCGTAGCGAACGGCATGGGCGGGATTCCCGACTACGCCAATCCGGACAGTCTCATCACCGATGGCACCATCGCCGATTTCGTGCCGGCAGTGCAGCAGATGGCGGGGCGGCTGGAGCAAGCCGATGTCGATCCGGCGCGGCTGCAGCTCCACTACCGCGAGAACTTCGGTTTCGAAAAGCTGGTTGATCGCTGGGATGACTTCCTGCTCCGCACTGCAGGTCGGCCATGA